The following coding sequences lie in one Meles meles chromosome X, mMelMel3.1 paternal haplotype, whole genome shotgun sequence genomic window:
- the LOC123934678 gene encoding mitochondrial genome maintenance exonuclease 1-like: MNKNQKCLLDSVAEYQGKLCVIDWKTSEKLKPYIRNTFDNTLQVVAYVDAINNDANYSFQVQCGLIVVAYKDGSPAHPHFMDTELCSQYWAKWLLRLEEYTKKEKNQNVQKPD, encoded by the coding sequence ATGAATAAGAACCAGAAGTGTCTACTGGACTCTGTGGCTGAATATCAGGGCAAGCTGTGTGTGATTGATTGGAAAACATCGGAGAAACTGAAACCTTACATTAGAAATACATTTGACAACACGCTCCAGGTTGTGGCCTACGTTGATGCCATAAATAATGATGCCAACTATAGCTTTCAGGTTCAGTGTGGCTTAATCGTGGTGGCCTACAAAGATGGATCCCCTGCTCACCCACATTTCATGGACACTGAGCTTTGTTCGCAGTACTGGGCCAAGTGGCTTCTTCGACTAGAAGAAtatacaaagaaggaaaagaaccagaatgttcAGAAACCAGATTAA